From Homo sapiens chromosome 6, GRCh38.p14 Primary Assembly, the proteins below share one genomic window:
- the ACOT13 gene encoding acyl-coenzyme A thioesterase 13 isoform 2 (isoform 2 is encoded by transcript variant 2) — MVRKITLVSAAPGKVICEMKVEEEHTNAIGTLHGGLTATLVDNISTMALLCTERGAPGVSVDMNITYMSPAKLGEDIVITAHVLKQGKTLAFTSVDLTNKATGKLIAQGRHTKHLGN, encoded by the exons atggTTAGAAAG ATTACTCTTGTCTCTGCTGCTCCTGGGAAAGTGATTTGTGAAATGAAAGTAGAAGAAGAGCATACCAATGCAATAGGCACTCTCCACGGCGGTTTGACAGCCACGTTAGTAGATAACATATCAACAATGGCTCTGCTATGCACGGAAAGGGGAGCACCCGGAGTCAGTGTCGATATGAACATAAC gTACATGTCACCTGCAAAATTAGGAGAAGATATAGTGATTACAGCACATGTTCTGAAGCAAGGAAAAACACTTGCATTTACCTCTGTGGATCTGACCAACAAGGCCACAGGAAAATTAATAGCACAAGGAAGACACACAAAACACCTGGGAAACTGA